Proteins encoded together in one Lachnospiraceae bacterium JLR.KK008 window:
- a CDS encoding redox-sensing transcriptional repressor Rex, whose amino-acid sequence MEEREISQAVIGRLPRYFRYLRELKDEGVERISSQDLSRRMQVTASQIRQDFNNFGGFGQQGYGYNVEHLYEEIGRILGIDKQHHLIIIGAGNLGQALANYMGFEKRGFIIQGIFDINPELFGRKVRDLVVEPMEMVEKRIRENEIDIAVLTISKDSAIEVADRLIGYGIRGIWNFAHVDLRVPEGVQVENVHLSDSLMKLSYMISCYEDQKG is encoded by the coding sequence ATGGAAGAAAGAGAAATTTCACAGGCGGTCATCGGAAGGCTGCCGAGGTATTTCCGTTATTTAAGAGAGCTTAAAGATGAAGGGGTGGAGCGTATCTCTTCCCAGGATTTAAGCAGACGGATGCAGGTGACGGCTTCTCAGATCAGACAGGATTTTAATAATTTTGGCGGTTTCGGACAGCAGGGCTATGGATATAATGTAGAGCATTTATACGAGGAGATTGGCAGGATTCTGGGGATTGACAAGCAGCACCATCTGATCATCATCGGGGCGGGCAATCTTGGTCAGGCACTTGCCAATTATATGGGGTTTGAAAAGCGCGGTTTTATTATACAGGGGATCTTCGACATCAATCCGGAATTGTTCGGCAGGAAAGTCAGAGATCTTGTTGTGGAACCGATGGAGATGGTGGAGAAGCGGATCCGCGAAAATGAGATTGATATTGCCGTGCTGACGATTTCCAAGGACAGTGCCATTGAGGTGGCGGACCGGCTGATTGGTTATGGGATCAGGGGGATCTGGAATTTTGCCCATGTAGATCTGCGGGTGCCGGAAGGCGTACAGGTAGAAAACGTACATCTGTCGGACAGTCTGATGAAGTTGTCATATATGATCAGTTGTTATGAGGACCAAAAAGGGTAG
- a CDS encoding NAD(P)H-hydrate dehydratase, translated as MYELVTAAQMKQYDADTIHAIGIPAMVLMERAAAATAEEIRKRFPARSERTGAGKRQVLVVAGCGNNGGDGFAAGRILQEYGYPVSYVLIGDREKCSRETKVQISILERLGVTIGNGLTGQEEQREDARAATGSYEIVIDALFGIGLSREVTGRFQEAIAFINKTGAYVVSADIPSGIHADTGKVMGMAVRADLTVTYGYRKLGLFLYPGAEYAGTVLCKKIGISRREGLEAPEAYAYEPSDLRRLPVRRKDGNKGSFGKVLVIAGSAGMYGACQFAALGAYRAGAGLVRVITAKENRELLLSAVPEALIDTYGVTFPQEALESALSWADCVVIGPGLGTDMQACRLMEYVWKHCRLPLIVDADGLNILSEHDNWIDRAAEPGREVWLTPHMGELSRLTKKSIKCCKEEMLSTVREYAAAHQLVVVGKDARTVVGGPTGELYINTSGNDGMATGGSGDVLAGLLAGLVAQGMRGMDAACMAVYVHGLAGDGAAARQSAYCMMAGDLLRELPRVFTKGGNVR; from the coding sequence ATGTACGAACTGGTAACTGCGGCACAGATGAAACAATATGATGCGGATACGATCCATGCGATAGGGATTCCTGCGATGGTGCTGATGGAGCGGGCGGCGGCAGCGACCGCGGAAGAGATCAGAAAACGGTTTCCCGCCAGATCAGAGCGGACAGGGGCAGGCAAAAGACAGGTGCTCGTTGTGGCAGGCTGTGGCAATAACGGCGGAGATGGTTTTGCGGCCGGACGTATCCTGCAGGAATACGGCTATCCGGTCTCTTATGTGCTGATCGGAGACAGGGAGAAGTGCAGCCGGGAGACAAAGGTGCAGATTTCCATTCTGGAACGCCTTGGTGTCACGATCGGGAACGGACTGACCGGACAGGAGGAGCAGAGGGAAGATGCGAGAGCCGCAACAGGGAGCTATGAGATTGTCATCGACGCACTGTTTGGGATCGGGTTATCGCGGGAAGTGACCGGTCGCTTCCAGGAAGCCATTGCGTTTATTAATAAGACAGGAGCCTATGTGGTCTCAGCCGATATTCCTTCCGGCATTCATGCGGATACCGGCAAAGTCATGGGGATGGCCGTCCGCGCGGATCTGACGGTAACCTATGGCTATCGGAAGCTGGGGCTGTTTCTTTATCCGGGTGCGGAATATGCGGGAACGGTGCTTTGTAAAAAGATTGGTATTTCCCGCAGGGAAGGGCTGGAGGCACCGGAGGCGTATGCATATGAGCCGTCCGATCTGCGCAGACTTCCTGTGAGACGGAAAGACGGAAATAAAGGAAGTTTTGGCAAAGTACTTGTCATTGCGGGAAGCGCCGGTATGTACGGCGCCTGTCAGTTTGCCGCTCTCGGCGCTTACCGCGCCGGCGCCGGGCTTGTGCGTGTGATTACGGCAAAGGAGAACCGGGAGCTGCTGCTCTCGGCTGTGCCGGAAGCGCTTATTGACACGTATGGGGTAACATTTCCGCAGGAGGCACTGGAATCTGCTCTTTCCTGGGCGGATTGTGTCGTGATCGGACCGGGCCTTGGCACCGATATGCAGGCCTGCCGTCTCATGGAATATGTATGGAAGCACTGCCGTCTGCCTCTGATCGTGGATGCGGACGGGCTGAATATTCTCTCGGAACATGACAATTGGATAGACAGGGCGGCAGAACCGGGCAGAGAAGTCTGGCTGACGCCGCATATGGGAGAACTTTCACGGCTGACGAAAAAAAGCATAAAATGTTGTAAGGAAGAGATGCTCTCTACGGTAAGGGAATATGCGGCAGCGCATCAGCTGGTCGTAGTCGGTAAAGATGCGAGAACTGTCGTTGGAGGCCCAACAGGAGAACTTTATATCAATACATCGGGAAATGACGGTATGGCGACCGGCGGCAGCGGTGATGTGCTGGCAGGCCTGTTGGCGGGTCTGGTCGCACAGGGAATGCGCGGTATGGATGCTGCGTGTATGGCGGTCTATGTGCATGGCCTTGCCGGAGATGGCGCGGCTGCGAGACAGTCGGCCTATTGCATGATGGCGGGGGATTTGTTACGGGAGCTTCCCCGGGTATTTACAAAGGGAGGAAATGTCAGATGA